From a region of the Chrysemys picta bellii isolate R12L10 chromosome 7, ASM1138683v2, whole genome shotgun sequence genome:
- the SEC61A1 gene encoding protein transport protein Sec61 subunit alpha, translating into MGIKFLEVIKPFCVILPEIQKPERKIQFKEKVLWTAITLFIFLVCCQIPLFGIMSSDSADPFYWMRVILASNRGTLMELGISPIVTSGLIMQLLAGAKIIEVGDTPKDRALFNGAQKLFGMIITIGQSIVYVMTGMYGDPSEMGAGICLLITIQLFVAGLIVLLLDELLQKGYGLGSGISLFIATNICETIVWKAFSPTTVNTGRGMEFEGAIIALFHLLATRTDKVRALREAFYRQNLPNLMNLIATIFVFAVVIYFQGFRVDLPIKSARYRGQYNTYPIKLFYTSNIPIILQSALVSNLYVISQMLSARFSGNLLVSLLGTWSDTSSGGPARSYPVGGLCYYLSPPESFGSVLEDPVHAVVYIVFMLGSCAFFSKTWIEVSGSSAKDVAKQLKEQQMVMRGHRETSMVHELNRYIPTAAAFGGLCIGALSVLADFLGAIGSGTGILLAVTIIYQYFEIFVKEQSEVGSMGALLF; encoded by the exons ATGGGGA TTAAATTTCTTGAAGTAATCAAGCCCTTCTGTGTTATCTTGCCTGAAATTCAAAAGCCAGAGAGGAAG ATTCAATTTAAGGAAAAAGTGCTATGGACAGCTATCACACTTTTCATCTTCTTAGTATGCTGCCAG ATTCCCCTGTTTGGTATCATGTCATCAGACTCAGCAGATCCTTTCTACTGGATGAGAGTGATTCTGGCTTCAAATAGAG GAACGTTGATGGAGCTGGGTATTTCACCCATTGTCACTTCTGGGCTCATCATGCAGCTCTTGGCTGGTGCCAAGATAATTGAGGTTGGGGACACTCCAAAAGACAGAGCTCTCTTCAATGGGGCGCAGAAAT TGTTTGGCATGATTATTACAATTGGTCAGTCTATCGTCTATGTAATGACGGGGATGTACGGAGACCCATCTGAGATGGGTGCTGGTATCTGTTTGCTTATCACAATTCAG CTTTTTGTAGCTGGACTGATAGTTCTACTATTGGATGAGCTTCTACAGAAAGGGTATGGTCTTGGTTCTGGCATCTCTCTCTTCATTGCTACCAACATCTGTGAGACTATTGTATGGAAGGCATTCAGCCCAACCACTGTGAACACAGGCCGAG GAATGGAGTTTGAAGGAGCCATTATTGCTCTTTTCCATCTGCTGGCTACTCGTACGGACAAAGTCAGAGCTCTCCGAGAGGCCTTCTACCGCCAGAACCTACCTAACCTCATGAACCTGATTGCCACCATTTTTGTCTTTGCTGTTGTCATTTACTTCCAG GGCTTCAGAGTGGACCTCCCTATCAAATCTGCCCGCTACCGTGGCCAGTACAACACTTACCCGATCAAGCTGTTCTATACTTCCAATATTCCCATCATTCTTCAGTCTGCCTTGGTATCTAATCTGTATGTGATCTCCCAGATGTTGTCTGCTCGCTTCAGTGGCAACTTGTTGGTTAGCCTGCTGGGCACCTGGTCT GATACTTCATCTGGAGGCCCTGCTCGCTCTTATCCAGTCGGTGGACTTTGTTATTATCTGTCACCCCCTGAGTCCTTCGGTTCGGTGTTAGAAGACCCTGTCCATGCAGTTGTTTATATTGTGTTTATGTTGGGCTCCTGTGCTTTCTTCTCCAAGACATGGATTGAAGTTTCTGGCTCCTCTGCCAAAGAT GTTGCCAAACAACTAAAAGAGCAACAGATGGTAATGAGGGGCCACAGAGAAACCTCCATGGTCCACGAACTAAACAG GTACATTCCCACAGCTGCTGCATTTGGTGGTCTCTGCATTGGTGCTCTCTCTGTCCTGGCAGACTTCCTTGGGGCAATTGGGTCTGGAACTGGAATCTTGCTAGCTGTTACTATCATTTACCAGTACTTTGAAATTTTTGTAAAGGAACAGAGTGAAGTTGGGAGCATGGGAGCTCTTCTTTTCTAA